AATATTTTTTATAATGTTGCTCAGCTTTTCCCGTGTGTCAGGTGCTTTCATTATATAATCGTACGCGCCATTTTTCATTAGCTCAATTGCTGTAGAAATATTATCCTGCGCCGAGATAACAATTACATGGGTGTTCGGAATTTTATCCTGAATTTTGGCAAGAACCTCTTTCCCGGTCATATCAGGCAAAGTATAGTCGAGCGTAACTACATCAGGTTTTTCTCCCATTGCATTTATAAAGTCGGTACCATTATGGAATACTTTAACTTGCAGCTGGTCGTCTAAGAGTTGTTTTTTGAGTACCCGGGCATAAAGTACGTTGTCTTCAACAATAAAAACTTTGTACTGATTTTTTAGTTTTTGGTTGGCCATATTTTCTATATTTAGAAAGCCTAAAAATACTCAAAACATGGGACAAATCAAAAGATATGTCCATATTATGGAAAAAATGGCGACTAAATTCCCATTATAGAATTTTAGGATATGAATTTGTTAAAATTTGGGGTGAAATAATTGTGCCGTTTTGTTGTATTTGTTGGCAAAAGCAAGAAAAAATAAAATATCAGCGTCATACCTAATGTATATTGAATTGTATTGTTAAATTTAAACGAACGAAATGAAACAGCTACTATCATGTATCATTTTAAGTAGCTGGTGATGTATGATAGGAGTTGCCGATAAAAATAAAAATTTATAAATAAGTGAAATTATGAATTATTCCGCATTTCATAAACTGTCATATGGGTTGTATGTAATTGCAACAGAGCTAAATGGAGAGAAAGTAGGCTACATTGCCAATACGGCATTTCAAATTACTGCCGAACCATCAAAAATTGCAATCAGTTGTCATAAACAAAACCATAGTGCCCAGAAAATAATTGATAGTAAAAAATTTTCCATTTCGGTTCTGAAAAAGGAAGTCGATACATCTCTGATCGGTAAGTTTGGCTTTATGTCGGGGGCCGATATTGATAAATTTCAGGGGGTTGAAACTATTGTAGCAAAAACGGGTGCGCCAATTGTAGTCGATTCATCGGTGGCATGGTTTGATTGTAAAGTGCTTGATTACAGTGATGTGGGTTCGCATTATCTGATTATAGCCGAGGTGGTTGATGGTGATAAATTATCGGATGAAGAGCCGCTTACTTATGCGTATTATCATGCAAAATACAAAATGTTGTCGCCTAAAAACGCACCAACTTATATTGAAAAGGAAAAATTGGGCGATGAGCCAGAACCGGTAGTTTACGAAGAAATTAATGAAGAAGTGTCAGTCCACACATCGGGCGATGATGGCATTTTTTCGTGCAATATTTGTGGCTACCAATACGATCCGGAAGAGGGTGACCCGGCATTGGGTATTCCTCCGGGAACACCTTTTGAAGATTTGCCCGACGATTGGAAATGCCCCTTGTGTAATGCCTCAAAAGAGGATTTTACCAAAGTGTAGGGGGTAGTTGTTAAAGTGTCCGGTGCGAGCCATCGCAAAATGGCTTTGCTTTTGAATGTTTGCACTGGCATAACCATACTTCTTTTTTTACATCAATGGTAAACGACTGGGGTGCAAATTCAGTTCCCCGGTGCGAACCATCGCAAAAAGGTTGCGTTTTACTTTTTCCGCAGGCGCACCAGTAGTAGGTACCGGGTTCAAGTGTTAGTGCTTTTGGTGCTTTGTCAGCAATTACAGGCTTCTGCATATTTTGTTAATTTTAATGTTCAATAAAGATATAACTATGATACGGAATATTTTGTTTGCTTACGTTCTTTTCTTGTTTATTGTTACCATTGGCAATGCCCAGGAAAAACAGATGTTTTATGTTGGTACATTTACTACGGAAGGTGCTGAGGGAATTTACTATTGCAGTTTAAATTCACAATCCGGAGAAATTTCTTTAGAAAATACTTTTAAGGGGGTTGATAATCCTTCTTTTTTACGTCTTAGCCCGCAGAAAGATTTTCTGTATGTGGTAACTCGGGCTACACCGCAGGTTGAACCTTCGGGAGGTTTTATTTCGGCCTACCAGGTTGGAGAAAAAGGGGAGCTTCATTTCATAAACAAACAAGTATCGAATGGTGCCGGGCCCTGCCATGTTGATGTTGCGCCTGATGGAAAGTTTGTGGCTATCGCAACCTACGGCGGAGGAACAACATCGGTTTATGCGGTAAATGAAAATGGTGGTGTAGAACCGGCATTAACGGTTGTTAAAAACTCGGGTAATGGGCTGCATCCCAACCAGAAAAGCCCGCACGCACATTCCATAAAATTTTCGCCTAAAGGGCCGGGTATTTTTAGTGCCGATTTAGGAACCGACCAACTAAACATCTTTCATTTTGAGAACGGAAGCTTTGGAAGATATGAGCAGGAATTTGTGAAACTACCTGCAGGTGCGGGGCCACGGCATTTTGTTTTTCATCCTGAAGAAGAAGTTATCTATGTGATAAATGAGCTGAATTCAACAATTTCAGCCATAAAAAAAGAAAACGAGAAGTGGTATGTTTTTCAGAACATATCAACCTTGCCCGATGATTTTAAAGGGGAAAGTAATTGTGCAGACATTCATTTATCAAAAGATGGCCAGTATTTATACGGCTCGAACAGGGGGCATAATTCTATTGCTGTTTTTAAGGTTAATGC
Above is a genomic segment from uncultured Draconibacterium sp. containing:
- a CDS encoding flavin reductase — protein: MNYSAFHKLSYGLYVIATELNGEKVGYIANTAFQITAEPSKIAISCHKQNHSAQKIIDSKKFSISVLKKEVDTSLIGKFGFMSGADIDKFQGVETIVAKTGAPIVVDSSVAWFDCKVLDYSDVGSHYLIIAEVVDGDKLSDEEPLTYAYYHAKYKMLSPKNAPTYIEKEKLGDEPEPVVYEEINEEVSVHTSGDDGIFSCNICGYQYDPEEGDPALGIPPGTPFEDLPDDWKCPLCNASKEDFTKV
- a CDS encoding CDGSH iron-sulfur domain-containing protein, translated to MQKPVIADKAPKALTLEPGTYYWCACGKSKTQPFCDGSHRGTEFAPQSFTIDVKKEVWLCQCKHSKAKPFCDGSHRTL
- a CDS encoding lactonase family protein, which produces MIRNILFAYVLFLFIVTIGNAQEKQMFYVGTFTTEGAEGIYYCSLNSQSGEISLENTFKGVDNPSFLRLSPQKDFLYVVTRATPQVEPSGGFISAYQVGEKGELHFINKQVSNGAGPCHVDVAPDGKFVAIATYGGGTTSVYAVNENGGVEPALTVVKNSGNGLHPNQKSPHAHSIKFSPKGPGIFSADLGTDQLNIFHFENGSFGRYEQEFVKLPAGAGPRHFVFHPEEEVIYVINELNSTISAIKKENEKWYVFQNISTLPDDFKGESNCADIHLSKDGQYLYGSNRGHNSIAVFKVNANQKLSFLGTVPVEGNWPRNFGISPDGNWMLVANQRSHNITVFRMNHETGMPEFSGKQIDLPAPVCIEYQ